In a single window of the Acidobacteriota bacterium genome:
- a CDS encoding GWxTD domain-containing protein, producing MADTGAAQRPEPRPTVDPSERPRNVRPELKTAYKKWLENDVAYIITDQEKKAFRALATDEERENFIENFWRRRDPNPDTEENEYREEYYERIAYANEHFTSGIPGWKTDRGRIYITFGKPDSIESRPAGGMYERPSYEGGGSTSTYPFEVWFYRHLDGVGDGLEIEFVDPTGTGEYRLARDAQEKDALKFVPGAGLTLNEQLGLSTKGDRITGIGSKDAPNYMREQDSPFRRLEIMTNLMRPPQVKFSDLQGLAGGDSGVLDNNPLDFDLRVDFFRQSDDRVITAFTVQTNNKDLTFEQVGGLEQATMNIFGRVTAVSGKRSGIFEDSVSTTATAEELLDARDKKSVYQRAIALTPGTYKVDVVVRDVKSGNRGIRNLGFTVPKYDEKKLSTSSLILATRLRTTNENDIGQMFVIGNSKVIPNLSGNYRVGQEVGVYLQVYNAGIDQTTLRPAVDVDYVLFKDGKEVFRQKEDWEGLSDSGQRLTLAKLLPTTLLPLGNYEIRVQIRDLVGGQMVENKGKFSILP from the coding sequence ATGGCGGATACGGGGGCGGCACAGCGTCCTGAACCTCGGCCTACGGTCGATCCGTCTGAAAGGCCGCGCAATGTCCGCCCGGAGCTCAAGACAGCCTATAAGAAGTGGTTGGAAAACGACGTTGCCTACATCATCACCGATCAGGAGAAAAAGGCATTTCGCGCCCTCGCTACCGACGAAGAAAGAGAGAACTTCATTGAGAATTTTTGGCGTCGTCGTGATCCGAATCCTGACACCGAGGAAAATGAGTACAGGGAAGAATATTACGAACGAATCGCCTATGCCAACGAGCATTTCACCTCGGGAATTCCCGGCTGGAAAACCGATCGCGGCCGGATCTACATAACATTCGGTAAGCCCGACTCGATCGAATCAAGACCCGCGGGCGGCATGTACGAGCGTCCGAGCTACGAGGGCGGCGGCTCCACTTCTACTTATCCTTTCGAGGTTTGGTTCTATCGTCATCTTGACGGCGTTGGCGACGGACTCGAGATCGAGTTCGTTGATCCGACGGGAACGGGTGAATATCGTTTGGCCCGTGACGCACAGGAAAAGGACGCTCTGAAGTTCGTTCCGGGTGCAGGCCTGACTCTGAATGAACAGCTTGGGCTCAGCACGAAGGGTGATCGTATAACCGGCATCGGTTCGAAAGACGCACCGAACTATATGCGAGAGCAGGACTCGCCCTTCCGCCGGCTTGAGATCATGACTAACCTGATGCGTCCGCCGCAAGTCAAGTTCAGCGATCTGCAAGGTTTGGCAGGCGGCGATTCCGGTGTGCTAGATAATAATCCGCTCGATTTCGATCTGCGGGTCGATTTTTTCCGGCAGTCAGATGACCGAGTTATCACGGCGTTCACGGTTCAAACAAACAACAAGGATCTGACGTTCGAACAGGTCGGCGGCCTCGAGCAGGCGACGATGAACATCTTCGGGCGAGTGACCGCCGTTTCGGGCAAGAGGTCGGGCATTTTTGAGGATTCGGTTTCAACAACAGCCACCGCTGAGGAATTGCTGGACGCCCGCGACAAAAAGTCGGTCTATCAAAGGGCGATCGCTCTGACGCCGGGAACGTACAAGGTTGACGTCGTCGTCCGTGATGTGAAATCCGGCAACAGAGGGATCCGCAATCTGGGATTCACGGTCCCGAAATACGATGAAAAGAAACTGTCGACGTCTTCGCTGATACTTGCCACGCGTCTTAGAACAACCAACGAGAACGACATTGGCCAGATGTTCGTCATTGGCAATTCAAAGGTGATCCCTAACCTGTCAGGCAATTACCGCGTAGGCCAGGAGGTCGGCGTTTACCTACAGGTTTACAACGCCGGTATCGATCAGACGACGCTTCGCCCCGCCGTTGATGTCGACTACGTCCTTTTTAAGGATGGTAAGGAAGTATTTCGTCAGAAGGAAGATTGGGAGGGACTGAGCGATTCGGGGCAGCGGCTTACATTGGCAAAATTGCTTCCGACCACGCTGCTTCCGCTCGGCAACTACGAGATCCGTGTGCAGATACGAGACCTTGTTGGCGGTCAGATGGTTGAAAACAAAGGGAAGTTTTCGATACTTCCTTAA
- the speD gene encoding adenosylmethionine decarboxylase, whose product MIVGTEWLIEATGCDPERLRDEPLLRQVLSSVMNDLGLISVGEVWHKFPGEGGVTGMIALTESHLACHTYPEHGIATFNLYCCRSRPEWNWSLKLAELLGADQVTITTFERGSAAEMQIRPAGGER is encoded by the coding sequence ATGATCGTTGGAACTGAATGGCTCATTGAGGCGACGGGGTGTGACCCGGAACGGCTGCGAGATGAGCCGCTGCTCCGGCAGGTCCTATCATCAGTAATGAACGACCTCGGTCTTATCTCGGTCGGCGAAGTATGGCATAAGTTTCCGGGCGAGGGCGGCGTGACGGGTATGATCGCTCTTACCGAATCTCATCTGGCTTGCCACACCTATCCCGAACACGGCATCGCCACATTTAATCTTTACTGCTGCCGCTCCAGGCCCGAATGGAACTGGAGTCTTAAACTTGCCGAATTGCTTGGCGCCGATCAGGTTACGATCACTACGTTCGAAAGAGGAAGTGCGGCGGAAATGCAAATTCGGCCGGCCGGAGGTGAGCGATGA
- a CDS encoding DUF4178 domain-containing protein, which translates to MSVLQTSCPSCAGPIEFVAGSTIVVICPFCKTAVARTDRGVEDLGKIAEVVESRSPLKLGIKGNYKGNRFELTGRAQLKHELGGSWDEWYATFSNGWVGWLAEAQGRFYMTFFQPLADGVTLPVFSNLQLGQVVSEIPSRVPLMVQEKGRATYSAAEGEIPYKLVPGEQFEYADLAGKENAFATIDYSIDPPWVFLGDQVTLQDIGLGDARPIDRDPKSVASASLQCPNCAGPLELIVPDQSERVACPYCEALLDVDNGNLKYLKTLKPPANAPEFVAPIGAEGTFADGSKFKIIGAMVRSVTIDGVTYYWHEYLLYNPMIGFRWLVHSDNHWNFVEPINTADVEQIGGITYGSTAKYNGTTFKIFQDAMAKVEFVKGEFYWRVEQGETVRAVDYVAAPLMLSQEVSPGEINWSVGVYMTNEEVEEAFGISGLPRPWGVAPNQPFTGQFYYTWGALPLLLLFLIAIFMIPFTGISSTVLNQQLMLPPMANATTAQIVFSQPFDIKANRNLRITASAPVNNSWADLDVDLINEQSQEVESLGIPIEFYSGVDGGESWSEGGQFQNMTISSLPAGKYTLRVEGTWQNWQAQMPVQIKVDQGVNRGVNFVCALLVLLIVPGIGLIRKMTFESKRWADSMFSYSGDDDE; encoded by the coding sequence ATGAGCGTTCTGCAAACAAGCTGTCCGTCGTGTGCCGGTCCGATCGAGTTCGTCGCGGGTTCTACGATCGTTGTAATTTGTCCTTTCTGTAAAACGGCGGTCGCGAGGACCGACCGAGGCGTTGAAGACCTCGGAAAGATCGCGGAGGTCGTGGAATCGCGTTCACCGCTAAAGCTCGGCATAAAGGGAAACTATAAAGGCAATCGTTTTGAACTGACCGGACGAGCTCAGTTGAAACATGAACTAGGCGGGTCTTGGGACGAATGGTACGCGACCTTTTCGAACGGCTGGGTCGGCTGGCTCGCCGAAGCACAAGGCCGCTTTTACATGACCTTTTTCCAGCCCTTAGCTGATGGCGTAACATTACCTGTTTTCAGTAACTTACAACTCGGCCAGGTCGTTTCTGAGATACCGTCGCGTGTGCCGCTGATGGTTCAGGAAAAAGGCCGGGCTACGTATTCTGCTGCGGAGGGCGAGATACCATACAAGCTGGTTCCGGGCGAACAGTTCGAGTACGCCGACCTCGCGGGCAAAGAAAATGCATTCGCAACAATAGATTACAGTATCGATCCGCCGTGGGTATTTCTCGGCGATCAGGTCACGCTGCAGGATATCGGGCTTGGCGATGCACGGCCTATCGATCGCGACCCCAAAAGTGTCGCATCCGCATCGCTCCAATGTCCGAATTGTGCCGGCCCGTTGGAGCTTATCGTTCCCGACCAGTCTGAGCGCGTCGCCTGTCCATACTGTGAGGCTCTTCTTGATGTAGATAACGGGAACCTCAAATACCTTAAGACACTTAAGCCGCCGGCAAATGCTCCTGAGTTTGTTGCACCGATCGGCGCAGAAGGAACATTCGCAGACGGGTCTAAGTTCAAGATCATCGGTGCGATGGTCCGCAGCGTGACGATAGACGGAGTAACTTACTATTGGCACGAATATCTGCTCTACAACCCAATGATCGGTTTCCGTTGGCTTGTTCATTCGGATAACCATTGGAATTTTGTCGAACCGATCAACACTGCGGATGTTGAGCAGATCGGTGGTATAACCTACGGCTCGACAGCGAAGTATAACGGCACGACCTTCAAGATCTTTCAGGATGCAATGGCAAAGGTCGAATTCGTGAAAGGCGAATTCTATTGGCGCGTTGAACAGGGGGAGACAGTTCGTGCGGTTGACTATGTCGCGGCACCCCTTATGCTGTCGCAGGAGGTCTCACCGGGCGAAATAAATTGGTCCGTCGGTGTTTATATGACCAATGAAGAGGTTGAAGAGGCCTTTGGAATATCCGGCCTTCCTCGTCCTTGGGGTGTTGCTCCCAACCAGCCGTTCACAGGCCAGTTCTATTACACGTGGGGAGCTTTGCCGCTACTGCTTTTGTTCTTGATCGCGATATTTATGATCCCGTTCACAGGGATCTCCAGCACGGTCTTGAACCAGCAGCTTATGCTTCCGCCGATGGCAAACGCGACCACCGCTCAGATCGTATTCAGTCAGCCTTTCGATATCAAAGCGAACCGTAACCTACGCATCACTGCTTCTGCACCGGTAAATAACTCGTGGGCGGATCTGGACGTTGACCTTATAAATGAGCAAAGCCAAGAAGTGGAATCGTTAGGAATACCTATCGAATTTTATTCGGGCGTCGACGGCGGTGAGAGTTGGTCCGAAGGCGGACAATTTCAAAACATGACAATATCGTCGCTGCCCGCCGGCAAATATACACTGCGGGTCGAGGGAACCTGGCAGAATTGGCAGGCACAGATGCCCGTTCAAATAAAGGTTGATCAAGGTGTGAACCGAGGCGTGAATTTCGTCTGTGCGCTCTTGGTTTTGTTGATCGTTCCCGGGATCGGGCTGATCAGAAAGATGACCTTTGAGTCGAAACGCTGGGCTGACAGCATGTTCTCGTATTCGGGCGACGATGACGAATGA
- a CDS encoding DUF350 domain-containing protein yields MLSNFLTPALLGLVVRFDALGEILVTTLIFVVIGLLFFTLAYFILSRIFDIHHEIEEDHNTALAVIIGAIMIGISIIIAAAIHG; encoded by the coding sequence ATGTTGAGCAATTTTCTAACGCCCGCATTGTTGGGCTTGGTCGTTCGATTTGATGCGCTAGGTGAAATACTGGTGACCACCTTGATCTTTGTCGTCATCGGCCTGCTGTTTTTCACGCTCGCTTATTTTATCCTGAGCCGAATTTTTGACATCCATCACGAGATCGAAGAGGATCACAACACTGCACTCGCGGTCATCATCGGAGCGATCATGATCGGCATTTCGATCATCATTGCGGCCGCGATCCACGGATAG
- a CDS encoding polyamine aminopropyltransferase, producing the protein MKNVPLLFINVVIIATCGLIYELLAATVSSYVLGDSVTQFSTIIGVYLFAMGVGSWLSRFIEKNIAEKFIDIELAVAIIGGVSAPVLFLTFAYVSYFGLILYSLVFIIGTLVGLEIPLLMRILKDHLDFKDLVSRVLALDYVGALLAALMFPLFLVPKLGLNRTSLLFGMLNAAVGIWATWLLEPLISRKRLTILRVKGFVVIAILAIAMIKAESLTTLAEDGLFPDQIVYAKSSPYQRIVVTRGKLGHSLFLNGNLQFNSFDEYRYHEALVHPAFAAYKGDAKRILVLGGGDGLAVREILKYDSVESVTLVDLDPLMTELSNAIPALAELNKNAFADKRVTVINADAFVWLDNSELERFDIAIVDFPDPNNFALGKLYTTRFYNLLKTKLTPDAAVVIQCTSPLYARNSYWSIIKTLEATGFIVKPFQTTVPSFGVWGYALAKLETFETPAKPREGIELKYLNDVSFASLFNFPSDMTLPSDDIEINRLDNQALVRYYESEWRRFEQ; encoded by the coding sequence ATGAAGAACGTTCCACTTCTTTTCATCAATGTCGTGATCATTGCCACATGCGGGCTGATCTATGAGCTGCTTGCAGCGACGGTCTCCTCGTATGTTCTCGGCGATTCGGTAACTCAATTTTCCACAATAATCGGTGTATATCTTTTTGCGATGGGCGTCGGCTCTTGGCTGTCGCGATTCATTGAGAAGAATATTGCAGAGAAGTTCATCGACATAGAGCTTGCGGTTGCCATCATCGGCGGAGTTTCGGCACCGGTGCTGTTTCTGACGTTCGCCTATGTTTCATATTTCGGCCTGATCCTCTATTCGCTGGTATTTATAATCGGAACTCTGGTCGGCCTTGAGATACCGCTGCTGATGCGGATATTGAAGGATCACCTGGATTTCAAAGATCTCGTTTCGCGTGTCCTGGCGTTGGATTATGTTGGGGCTTTGCTTGCCGCGTTGATGTTCCCGCTTTTTCTGGTACCCAAGCTTGGCCTGAACCGCACATCACTCCTTTTCGGTATGCTGAATGCCGCGGTGGGCATATGGGCGACCTGGCTGTTGGAACCGCTGATCTCCCGCAAGCGGTTGACGATATTACGTGTAAAAGGATTCGTCGTCATAGCGATACTTGCGATAGCTATGATAAAGGCCGAGAGCCTGACCACGCTGGCCGAGGACGGACTGTTTCCGGATCAGATCGTTTATGCCAAGAGCTCGCCATATCAGCGAATTGTGGTGACGCGTGGAAAGCTGGGACATTCGCTTTTCCTGAATGGAAACCTGCAGTTCAATTCGTTTGATGAATACCGCTACCACGAGGCGTTGGTTCATCCGGCATTTGCCGCCTACAAAGGCGATGCGAAGCGCATCTTGGTGCTCGGCGGCGGTGATGGACTCGCTGTTCGTGAAATATTGAAATACGACTCGGTCGAGAGCGTCACGCTTGTTGACCTCGATCCGTTGATGACCGAACTTTCAAACGCAATTCCTGCACTAGCCGAATTGAACAAGAACGCATTCGCCGACAAGCGCGTAACGGTAATAAACGCTGATGCATTTGTTTGGCTGGACAACAGCGAACTCGAACGGTTCGATATCGCGATCGTCGATTTTCCCGACCCGAACAACTTTGCTCTCGGCAAGCTCTATACGACACGTTTCTACAACTTACTCAAAACAAAGTTGACGCCCGATGCGGCGGTCGTCATCCAGTGCACATCGCCGCTCTATGCACGCAATTCCTATTGGTCGATCATTAAGACGCTTGAAGCGACCGGCTTTATTGTGAAGCCTTTTCAGACGACCGTGCCGAGCTTCGGTGTTTGGGGCTATGCACTTGCGAAGCTCGAAACCTTTGAAACTCCGGCAAAACCCCGCGAGGGGATCGAACTAAAATACCTCAACGACGTTTCCTTCGCATCACTTTTCAATTTCCCGTCAGACATGACGCTGCCTTCCGACGATATCGAGATAAACCGGCTCGATAATCAGGCATTGGTTCGATATTACGAAAGCGAGTGGAGACGCTTTGAGCAGTAA
- a CDS encoding FAD-dependent oxidoreductase has translation MHLSRRELLTMFLGAPIALAACRESGVRKFPEGEIVGANWELGHILREGRSFNVPSDRWQNVGVAIVGGGIAGLAAAWKLKRSGNSDFAVFELEKETGGTSRSGEASPVGYPWGAHYLPVPFRENADLVELLDEMSLSDGKTDAGDLIIKEQFLCREPEERVFYKGRWYAGLYLHVGESEEDKRDFAAFEEHINHWVNWRDGRGRRAFVVPSALGSDDAEVTSLDKISFGDWLRQNGFTSERLFWYCDYACRDDYGLKLEQTSAWAGLFYFCSRVRNRGDESQPFITFPEGNGRFVRHMADKVRDHIRPSHAVVSIVPTDAGADVICLADGELRGFRCRKVIYASPVFTAPFVIRGFAERPPFNPRAFHSNSWFVANLHLKDRPIPRFARDFPLAWDNVIYESPSLGYVNATHQKGIDHGAAVWTYYYPMCHEPDGRTKLLNYDWRELADVCLTDISRAHPEIYDLTERIDIMRWGHAMISPTPGFIWGEDRRKALEPYRNIHFAHTDLSGIALFEEAFYHGLRAADAI, from the coding sequence ATGCATCTGAGCCGAAGAGAGTTGCTGACGATGTTCCTCGGTGCGCCGATAGCGTTGGCGGCGTGTCGGGAATCAGGCGTTCGCAAGTTTCCGGAGGGCGAGATAGTCGGTGCGAACTGGGAGCTCGGGCATATATTGCGCGAAGGGCGGAGTTTCAACGTTCCTTCGGATAGGTGGCAAAACGTCGGCGTTGCGATAGTCGGCGGCGGCATCGCGGGTTTGGCGGCGGCGTGGAAACTGAAGCGGAGCGGCAACAGCGACTTTGCGGTTTTCGAGCTTGAAAAAGAAACAGGCGGGACATCGCGTTCAGGCGAAGCGTCGCCGGTCGGCTATCCGTGGGGAGCGCATTATCTTCCTGTTCCGTTTCGGGAAAATGCGGACCTGGTCGAGCTGTTGGATGAAATGTCGCTTTCCGATGGCAAGACAGATGCAGGCGATCTGATCATCAAAGAACAATTTCTCTGCCGCGAGCCGGAGGAACGAGTTTTTTACAAAGGCCGCTGGTATGCCGGATTGTACCTGCATGTTGGCGAGAGCGAGGAAGACAAACGCGATTTTGCCGCATTCGAAGAGCATATAAACCATTGGGTCAATTGGCGGGACGGCCGCGGCCGGCGAGCGTTCGTCGTGCCGTCGGCGTTGGGTTCCGACGATGCCGAGGTTACGTCGCTGGACAAGATCTCGTTCGGTGATTGGTTACGGCAAAATGGCTTTACGTCCGAGCGGCTGTTTTGGTATTGCGATTACGCCTGCCGCGACGATTACGGATTAAAGCTGGAACAAACGTCGGCGTGGGCAGGGCTGTTCTATTTTTGTTCGCGTGTGCGCAACCGCGGTGACGAATCGCAGCCTTTCATCACCTTTCCCGAGGGCAATGGCCGATTCGTTCGGCACATGGCGGACAAAGTTCGCGATCACATCAGACCATCGCATGCGGTCGTTTCGATCGTACCGACCGATGCAGGTGCTGATGTAATTTGTCTGGCAGACGGCGAGCTTCGGGGCTTTCGCTGCAGGAAAGTTATCTATGCATCTCCCGTATTTACGGCTCCGTTCGTGATTCGCGGTTTTGCGGAAAGGCCGCCGTTCAACCCGCGAGCATTTCACAGCAACTCGTGGTTCGTCGCAAATCTGCATTTAAAGGATCGACCCATACCTAGATTTGCTCGTGATTTTCCGCTCGCGTGGGACAACGTAATTTACGAAAGCCCTAGTTTGGGATACGTAAACGCAACGCACCAAAAAGGCATCGATCACGGCGCGGCCGTTTGGACGTATTACTATCCTATGTGCCATGAGCCCGACGGCCGGACGAAGCTGCTGAATTACGATTGGCGTGAGCTTGCCGACGTTTGTCTGACGGACATTTCCCGAGCTCATCCTGAGATCTACGATCTCACCGAACGCATCGATATTATGCGTTGGGGTCACGCGATGATCTCGCCCACGCCCGGTTTCATTTGGGGCGAAGATCGCCGCAAAGCTCTCGAACCGTATCGAAACATACACTTCGCCCACACGGATCTCAGCGGCATCGCGTTGTTCGAAGAGGCGTTTTATCATGGGTTGCGTGCGGCGGACGCCATTTGA
- a CDS encoding PDZ domain-containing protein, whose protein sequence is MFRKILTFGLLLSVSAIGAAAQSAEQDKVTRTFAFTIDGNGGYLGVQTVEITRDNTSKYGLNDVRGVAVEKVMDGSPAAAAGIRSGDVIVRINGEAITSTRKLTRVISEIAPDQQARVTIIRGGSEQEITATIGKRPMPQFEEGRFTMPLPDLPEMPQLERLRELFKNDGGGNVFTFPEGEADVFTLRPGTGRQIGVNVYPVTKQLGERYGVDGGVLINSVGENSAAAKAGLKAGDIIVEVDGKQVKNNLDLMRSVNEKKEGDVILTFVRDRTRQTVTVTPEPMKDGSFFFRTERSVDGPARTSRPGMTVFGNRNML, encoded by the coding sequence ATGTTCAGAAAAATACTGACTTTTGGTCTGCTTTTGTCCGTATCCGCGATCGGTGCTGCTGCACAAAGCGCCGAACAGGACAAGGTGACACGCACTTTCGCTTTCACGATCGACGGCAACGGCGGCTACCTCGGTGTGCAAACCGTAGAAATAACCCGTGACAACACGTCGAAGTACGGGCTAAATGACGTCCGAGGCGTTGCGGTCGAAAAGGTGATGGACGGCTCGCCCGCAGCTGCTGCAGGCATACGTTCAGGAGACGTTATAGTTCGCATCAACGGTGAGGCAATAACGAGCACACGCAAATTGACGCGTGTAATTTCCGAAATTGCACCCGACCAACAGGCGCGGGTCACCATAATTCGCGGTGGCAGCGAACAGGAAATTACCGCGACGATCGGCAAACGCCCAATGCCGCAATTTGAGGAGGGCCGTTTCACAATGCCCTTGCCGGATCTGCCGGAAATGCCGCAGTTGGAACGTCTGCGGGAGCTTTTCAAGAATGACGGCGGCGGAAATGTGTTCACATTTCCGGAAGGCGAAGCTGACGTTTTCACTCTTCGCCCCGGCACCGGACGCCAGATCGGCGTCAATGTATATCCGGTCACAAAACAGCTCGGCGAGCGGTATGGCGTTGACGGCGGTGTTCTGATCAACAGCGTCGGCGAAAATTCTGCCGCGGCTAAAGCGGGGCTGAAAGCAGGAGACATCATCGTCGAGGTTGACGGTAAACAGGTCAAGAACAATCTCGATCTGATGCGTTCGGTAAATGAAAAGAAAGAGGGCGATGTTATCTTAACTTTCGTCCGCGATCGCACTCGCCAGACCGTGACGGTAACGCCTGAGCCGATGAAGGACGGCAGTTTCTTTTTCCGTACCGAAAGGTCGGTCGATGGTCCGGCACGTACTTCACGGCCGGGCATGACGGTTTTCGGCAATAGAAATATGTTGTAG
- a CDS encoding aminotransferase class I/II-fold pyridoxal phosphate-dependent enzyme codes for MHPGSSKNRISRKAGSFTESVIREMSREAVKHRAVNLGQGFPDWATPEDIKQKAIEAIAADHNQYAVTWGVKEFRDAIARKTMWYLGLDIDPESEITVTCGSTEGMIAAMLATVDPLDEVVVFEPFYENYAPDAILSDATPRHVPLYRTENGFVFDREQLRAAFNERTKAIIICNPNNPTGKVFTRDEMEFIADLCKEFDALCFTDEIYEHIIYGVDENDPASHICMANLPGMRERTVVVNSLSKTYSVTGWRVGYCIAPPDITSAIRKVHDFLTVGAANALQHAGAYAMGLPPAYYSELQHEYQRKRDLLVPALRNAGFKCDTPEGAYYVMADISKFGFANDIEFTKHLIQNIGVAVVPGSSFYRDPVMGSQIVRFCFCKKDETLEAAIERLAKLTAG; via the coding sequence ATGCATCCCGGATCGTCGAAAAACAGGATCTCGCGCAAAGCTGGGAGTTTTACCGAATCCGTAATTCGCGAAATGAGCCGTGAGGCAGTAAAACACAGGGCCGTGAACCTTGGCCAGGGCTTTCCCGATTGGGCCACACCGGAAGACATCAAGCAAAAGGCGATCGAGGCGATCGCTGCTGACCACAATCAATATGCGGTCACTTGGGGTGTCAAAGAATTTCGGGATGCGATCGCCCGCAAGACAATGTGGTATCTCGGGCTCGATATCGACCCTGAGTCAGAGATCACGGTGACGTGCGGTTCGACAGAAGGAATGATCGCCGCTATGCTTGCCACAGTCGATCCCCTGGACGAGGTGGTCGTTTTCGAACCTTTTTACGAGAACTACGCCCCCGATGCGATCTTGTCGGATGCCACACCTCGTCATGTTCCGCTATACAGGACGGAGAATGGATTTGTTTTCGACCGCGAGCAGCTGAGGGCCGCCTTCAATGAGCGAACCAAAGCGATAATCATCTGCAATCCTAATAATCCGACCGGCAAGGTCTTTACACGGGATGAGATGGAGTTTATCGCCGATCTATGCAAAGAGTTTGATGCACTGTGTTTTACCGACGAGATCTACGAACACATAATCTACGGCGTCGATGAGAACGACCCCGCGTCGCACATCTGTATGGCCAATCTGCCCGGCATGCGCGAGCGGACGGTCGTCGTGAATTCGCTTTCAAAAACATATTCCGTCACCGGCTGGCGTGTCGGATATTGTATCGCACCGCCGGATATCACGTCGGCGATACGCAAGGTCCACGATTTCCTGACCGTCGGTGCGGCAAATGCACTTCAGCATGCCGGTGCCTATGCGATGGGCTTGCCGCCGGCTTATTACAGTGAGCTGCAGCATGAATATCAGCGAAAGCGGGACCTTCTCGTTCCGGCCCTACGAAATGCGGGGTTCAAGTGCGATACACCGGAAGGCGCTTACTATGTAATGGCTGATATATCAAAGTTCGGATTCGCCAACGACATCGAATTCACAAAGCACCTGATCCAAAACATCGGCGTTGCGGTGGTTCCGGGCTCGTCGTTCTATCGAGATCCGGTCATGGGCTCACAGATCGTCCGATTCTGTTTCTGCAAAAAGGACGAAACGCTCGAAGCTGCCATCGAAAGGCTTGCAAAATTGACCGCAGGCTGA
- a CDS encoding SLBB domain-containing protein, which produces MKQSIFTILLIILAVSAAAAQEPPVNMSLAKGYLLGPGDEVTVKVLGEPQFDFVATIDENGAIEVPFFEQPIIAKCKTERELRTEVATLLGKYLRSPQMSLRITDRKSRPPATIYGEVRTPQQVVMMRRATLVELLAFSGGVTEDAGGVIQIFRTQPPMCSEAGSDNYWASTSGDPLDVPSRTYSLSSVQMGREDANPEVVPGDVIVVHKASPVYLTGEVAQPQGIYLKERGMTLTEAIAKVGGVRREAKTKEIKIYRQKPNSKDREIIAANYDLIKRGEQKDVVLEPYDIVEVDKAKDSIAQTILKVAVGAGRSVVSSVSGGVGYRILY; this is translated from the coding sequence ATGAAGCAGAGCATTTTTACGATTTTATTGATCATTCTTGCGGTATCAGCCGCCGCAGCACAGGAGCCGCCGGTGAATATGTCGCTGGCAAAAGGCTATCTATTGGGCCCCGGCGATGAGGTCACCGTAAAGGTGCTGGGCGAGCCGCAGTTTGATTTCGTGGCAACGATCGATGAGAACGGTGCTATTGAAGTGCCGTTCTTTGAGCAGCCGATCATTGCGAAATGCAAGACCGAGCGTGAACTGAGAACTGAGGTCGCTACGCTTTTAGGTAAGTATCTTCGCAGCCCGCAAATGAGTTTGAGGATCACAGACCGAAAGAGCCGTCCGCCTGCAACAATTTACGGTGAGGTGCGGACTCCGCAACAGGTTGTCATGATGCGGCGAGCGACGCTGGTCGAATTACTGGCGTTTTCGGGCGGTGTCACAGAGGACGCAGGAGGCGTCATTCAGATATTTCGAACGCAGCCGCCGATGTGTTCAGAGGCTGGTTCCGATAATTATTGGGCCTCCACCTCCGGCGATCCGCTGGATGTGCCATCGCGAACCTACAGCCTCAGCAGCGTTCAAATGGGACGCGAAGACGCTAATCCTGAGGTAGTTCCCGGCGACGTTATCGTCGTTCACAAGGCATCGCCCGTTTATCTGACGGGTGAGGTAGCTCAGCCGCAGGGCATTTATCTGAAAGAACGCGGCATGACATTGACCGAGGCGATCGCCAAGGTCGGCGGCGTACGCCGCGAAGCAAAAACGAAAGAGATCAAGATCTATCGGCAGAAACCGAATTCCAAGGACCGCGAGATAATTGCCGCTAATTACGATCTGATAAAACGCGGTGAACAGAAAGATGTGGTTTTGGAGCCTTACGATATAGTTGAGGTGGACAAGGCAAAAGACAGCATCGCCCAGACCATCTTGAAGGTCGCGGTTGGGGCCGGACGAAGTGTGGTTTCGAGCGTTTCCGGCGGCGTAGGCTACCGCATCCTATATTGA